Proteins co-encoded in one Polaromonas vacuolata genomic window:
- a CDS encoding MFS transporter: protein MLLALATAFALSQAWRTVAAIMATPLAAEFKLSAHSLGLFAGTFHFAFGAMQLFMGIGIDLHGVRRTVLLAFPIAIAGSLLSALASSYSALIWGQVLIGIGCAPAFLVCTVFIARHFPAGRFAAISGITLGLGGTGMLLTGTPLAWLVQVSSWRLGFVLLALLATLSWLLIWWLVHEPEDDNPAMRQPARETLGQALRGFGALFLIPHTWGIVMLASVSYAAFITLRGLWLGPMLIERLDFSLVQSGHVALVMSLASLLGSPLFGWLDPGAGRRRRWILGFSLLVSILFALIAVTQNLLVGILVPVVIGLLSGFIVLQYADVRSAYSSAITGRAMAMLTMAMFLGVAVMQWLTGAIASLAISQNVEPYIAVLASIAALLAVGALGFALLPKPIDKT, encoded by the coding sequence ATGCTGTTAGCGCTGGCGACTGCGTTTGCGCTAAGCCAAGCTTGGCGCACGGTCGCGGCCATCATGGCCACACCACTGGCCGCTGAATTCAAATTAAGCGCCCACTCACTTGGTCTGTTTGCTGGCACTTTTCACTTTGCGTTTGGTGCTATGCAACTGTTTATGGGTATAGGCATAGATCTGCATGGTGTGCGGCGCACCGTGCTGCTGGCTTTTCCGATCGCCATAGCCGGCTCATTGCTCTCAGCCCTTGCTAGCAGCTATAGCGCGCTAATCTGGGGCCAAGTTTTGATTGGGATTGGCTGCGCGCCAGCCTTTTTGGTCTGCACGGTTTTCATCGCCCGACACTTCCCAGCCGGCCGTTTCGCAGCCATCTCTGGCATCACGCTGGGTCTGGGCGGCACCGGCATGCTGCTGACGGGCACGCCGCTGGCGTGGCTGGTGCAGGTCAGCTCTTGGCGACTCGGCTTTGTGCTGCTGGCGCTGCTGGCAACCCTGTCTTGGCTACTGATTTGGTGGCTGGTGCATGAGCCTGAAGACGACAATCCAGCAATGCGTCAGCCTGCACGGGAAACACTAGGTCAGGCTTTGCGCGGCTTTGGCGCTTTATTCTTAATTCCTCACACGTGGGGGATTGTGATGTTGGCGAGCGTGAGCTACGCCGCTTTCATTACCTTGCGCGGCCTCTGGCTGGGGCCAATGCTAATTGAGCGGCTTGACTTTTCACTGGTGCAAAGCGGTCATGTAGCGTTGGTGATGTCGCTCGCGTCACTGCTTGGCTCACCGCTGTTTGGCTGGTTAGACCCCGGCGCAGGCCGACGTCGGCGTTGGATACTGGGCTTTAGTTTGCTAGTTTCCATACTCTTTGCGCTAATCGCTGTGACGCAAAATCTACTCGTCGGTATATTGGTGCCGGTTGTCATTGGCTTACTCTCCGGTTTTATCGTGCTGCAATACGCCGATGTGCGCAGCGCCTATTCGTCAGCCATTACCGGCCGCGCTATGGCCATGCTCACCATGGCCATGTTTTTAGGCGTAGCGGTCATGCAGTGGCTCACGGGCGCGATTGCCTCGCTAGCCATCAGCCAAAACGTCGAACCCTATATCGCTGTACTGGCCAGCATTGCCGCATTACTCGCCGTAGGTGCTCTGGGCTTTGCGCTGCTACCCAAGCCCATAGACAAAACTTGA
- a CDS encoding pirin family protein: MLDSQTNPVISRQSLGPTWPTMDPFLFCAYHDDAYPAGNAEMGPDASLAGRNIGQDFSRKDGWSMYHGQKVAGFPPHPHRGFETVTLVRKGLIDHSDSLGAIARFGQGDVQWLTAGSGIVHAEMFPLLETTQPNPLELFQVWLNLPAKNKMAKPHFTMLWSQQIPRLIAKDAHGRVTEVVVVAGKLQAVGNPTAAEKSVHPLPPPPDSWAAEVDSDLAIWTLKMAPGASWTLPAASAKDTVRNLYFFKGQSVSLNGQPEREHAAIELQADQDVMLENTGSDEAEFLLLQGQPIAEPVVQHGPFVMNTQAEIVQTLSDYRRTQFGGWAFDPYAPVHGREATRFARHPDGREEKPSAQE; encoded by the coding sequence ATGCTAGATAGCCAGACCAACCCAGTCATTTCACGCCAGTCACTGGGCCCCACTTGGCCAACCATGGACCCATTTTTGTTTTGCGCCTACCACGACGATGCCTATCCAGCCGGCAATGCCGAGATGGGCCCAGATGCCTCGCTAGCCGGCCGCAATATCGGCCAAGACTTTAGTCGCAAAGACGGCTGGAGCATGTACCACGGCCAAAAAGTAGCCGGCTTTCCGCCGCACCCGCACCGCGGGTTTGAGACCGTCACACTGGTGCGCAAGGGCTTGATAGACCACAGCGATTCGCTGGGCGCTATTGCACGCTTTGGTCAGGGCGATGTGCAGTGGCTAACGGCCGGCAGCGGCATCGTGCATGCGGAGATGTTTCCCCTGCTGGAGACAACCCAGCCAAACCCACTCGAGCTGTTTCAAGTCTGGCTCAATCTGCCCGCGAAAAACAAAATGGCCAAGCCGCACTTCACCATGCTCTGGTCGCAGCAAATCCCGCGCTTGATTGCCAAGGACGCACACGGGCGAGTCACCGAAGTAGTCGTCGTAGCCGGCAAACTGCAAGCGGTAGGCAATCCAACAGCAGCAGAAAAAAGTGTGCATCCGCTGCCACCACCGCCTGATTCGTGGGCCGCAGAAGTTGACTCAGACTTGGCTATCTGGACCCTCAAAATGGCGCCCGGCGCCAGTTGGACACTGCCCGCTGCAAGTGCTAAAGACACAGTGCGTAATCTATATTTCTTCAAAGGTCAGAGCGTTAGCCTAAACGGACAACCAGAGCGAGAGCACGCGGCAATCGAGCTGCAGGCTGACCAAGACGTGATGCTAGAGAACACAGGATCCGACGAAGCCGAATTTTTACTCCTGCAAGGCCAGCCAATCGCCGAGCCAGTAGTGCAACACGGCCCATTTGTGATGAACACGCAGGCCGAGATAGTGCAGACCTTGAGTGACTACCGCCGCACACAGTTTGGTGGCTGGGCGTTTGACCCCTATGCGCCAGTGCATGGTCGCGAAGCAACACGCTTTGCGCGGCATCCGGATGGGCGCGAGGAAAAACCCAGTGCGCAAGAATAA
- a CDS encoding MFS transporter: MHSSATAPDRSAQAAGIPFALLLLLAIGAGLSAACLYYSQPMLGELGAQFNVSPSAIGLVPTLTTLGYALGILFFAPLGDRYDRRRIILGKAVALCAALLLAATAQSLLVLLLASLAIGLAATLAQDIVPAAASLAAPAERGKMVGTVMTGLLLGILLSRVISGLWAEHLGWRSMFVAAAVSIALLGLVLWRRLPAFAPTTSLGYGALLASLLHLWRLHPTLRRATVAQGLLSLSFSAFWSTLAVMLHSAPFHLGSSAAGAFGLAGAAGALAAPLAGRLADRKGPELVTRLGAVLVAIAFAAMAVGGSQLWLIALGAVLFDLGIQAALIAHQSIIYGIDPAARSRLNAVLFVGMFSGMSGGAWLGSVVLAQAGWRGVCVLAMLAALGGLAVRLWPVGLARGK, translated from the coding sequence ATGCATTCCAGCGCCACAGCGCCTGACCGCTCGGCTCAGGCCGCCGGTATTCCTTTCGCGCTGCTACTGCTGTTAGCTATTGGCGCTGGCTTGTCCGCCGCCTGTCTTTATTACAGCCAGCCTATGTTGGGCGAGCTGGGCGCGCAGTTCAATGTCTCGCCATCGGCGATTGGCTTGGTGCCTACGTTGACCACGCTGGGTTACGCGCTAGGCATATTATTTTTTGCCCCTCTGGGTGACCGTTATGACAGGCGCCGTATTATTTTGGGCAAGGCCGTGGCGCTGTGTGCGGCGCTGCTACTGGCGGCTACGGCGCAATCTTTGCTGGTGTTGCTATTGGCCAGTCTGGCCATTGGTTTAGCGGCAACGCTGGCACAAGACATAGTGCCGGCGGCCGCATCACTTGCTGCGCCGGCAGAGCGCGGCAAGATGGTGGGCACGGTGATGACTGGCTTGCTGCTGGGCATACTGCTGTCCCGCGTGATCAGCGGTCTCTGGGCCGAGCACCTAGGCTGGCGCAGCATGTTTGTGGCGGCGGCAGTCAGTATTGCGCTGTTGGGCTTGGTACTGTGGCGGCGTTTGCCGGCTTTTGCGCCTACTACCAGTCTTGGTTACGGCGCTTTGCTGGCCTCTTTGCTACATCTCTGGCGGCTGCATCCGACGCTGCGCCGCGCGACCGTGGCCCAAGGTTTACTCAGCTTGTCTTTTAGTGCTTTTTGGTCAACTCTAGCAGTGATGTTGCACAGCGCGCCGTTTCATCTGGGCAGCAGCGCTGCTGGCGCTTTTGGTTTGGCCGGTGCTGCTGGTGCTTTGGCCGCGCCGTTGGCTGGGCGTTTAGCGGACCGCAAGGGGCCAGAATTGGTGACGCGCCTAGGCGCAGTACTGGTGGCGATTGCTTTTGCGGCGATGGCCGTTGGCGGTAGCCAGTTGTGGCTAATTGCGCTCGGCGCTGTGCTGTTTGATTTAGGTATTCAAGCCGCTTTGATTGCGCATCAAAGCATTATTTACGGCATAGACCCTGCCGCACGCAGTCGGCTTAACGCCGTGCTGTTCGTCGGCATGTTTAGCGGTATGTCTGGCGGCGCTTGGCTAGGCAGTGTGGTGCTGGCTCAAGCCGGCTGGCGCGGAGTATGTGTGCTGGCAATGCTGGCTGCGTTGGGTGGCTTGGCTGTGCGGCTTTGGCCAGTGGGGTTAGCGCGTGGCAAGTAA
- a CDS encoding transglutaminase-like domain-containing protein, which produces MKLIAHCTLMLSAAADCPVVVMLRPRGGNAQWLISEHLELLPWVPSTEYIDSYGNLCQRLVVPQGQMRISTKVLMQTDAQIAVDFSAMRMPIDQLPDEVLLYLLQSRHCPSDKMAERAQSIVGLAQPGYAQVDSICTWIHHNLAYCYGVSGGSTDALDTLAQGAGVCRDFAHVGIALCRSLGIAARLVVGYLHELQPMDLHAWFEAFIGGRWYTFDATQPNPRGGRIVLAYGRDAADVAFLSDYGPLPLTLTEMQVSVQSQDENF; this is translated from the coding sequence ATGAAGTTGATCGCCCACTGCACCTTAATGCTCAGCGCTGCCGCAGACTGCCCTGTCGTCGTCATGCTCAGACCGCGCGGCGGAAACGCCCAATGGTTAATTAGCGAGCACCTCGAACTGCTGCCCTGGGTACCGTCAACAGAATACATAGACAGTTATGGCAATCTGTGCCAACGCTTAGTCGTGCCGCAAGGGCAAATGCGCATCAGCACCAAAGTGTTGATGCAAACCGATGCGCAAATCGCGGTGGACTTCAGCGCCATGCGCATGCCAATCGACCAGTTGCCAGACGAAGTGCTGCTTTATTTGCTGCAAAGCCGCCACTGCCCCTCAGACAAAATGGCCGAGCGAGCGCAATCCATAGTCGGTTTGGCGCAGCCGGGTTACGCCCAAGTAGACAGCATCTGCACTTGGATACACCACAACTTAGCCTACTGCTACGGCGTGAGTGGCGGCAGCACTGATGCGCTAGACACCTTGGCCCAAGGCGCTGGCGTATGCCGGGACTTTGCCCATGTGGGAATCGCACTATGCCGCAGTTTGGGCATTGCAGCGCGCCTAGTAGTGGGCTATTTGCACGAATTGCAGCCTATGGATTTGCACGCGTGGTTTGAAGCTTTTATTGGCGGGCGCTGGTATACCTTTGACGCCACGCAGCCCAACCCACGCGGCGGCCGAATTGTTTTAGCCTATGGACGCGACGCAGCAGACGTCGCCTTTCTATCCGACTACGGTCCGCTACCGCTAACACTCACCGAGATGCAGGTGAGTGTGCAAAGCCAAGACGAAAACTTCTAA
- a CDS encoding Nramp family divalent metal transporter, whose product MYKLPRTATAPFCPSEVKGSIKLDPGLPLHKKLLRFAGPGLLVSVGYMDPGNWATDIEAGSRFGYGLLFVVLLASIAAMLLQTLCVRLGLIVQKDLARACRDHYSPRVNRFLWLGAEISIIATDLAEVLGSALALHLLFGVSIPVGIAITAFDTILVLGLQGAGFRRVEAIMLGLIVTIAGCFVVQLAMSEPNWLGVAMGLVPSLERLQQPGALYLAIAVVGATVMPHNLYLHSSIVQTRQVHPTDAGRREALRFATLDTMVCLTLAFMVNAAIMILAASAFNSSGYREVSDIADAHRLIEPIVGSALAASLFAIALLASGQSSTFTGTIAGQIVLEGFLDLKIPCWQRRVITRALALIPAYFGVLWFGDNGISKMLVLSQVVLSFQLPFAMWPLIQFTSNKAMMGKFVNGPVTKLAAWSLFGVITAANFWLIYTFVF is encoded by the coding sequence ATGTATAAGTTGCCCCGCACCGCCACAGCTCCGTTTTGTCCCTCTGAAGTCAAGGGTAGTATCAAGCTTGACCCCGGTCTGCCGCTGCACAAAAAGCTACTGCGTTTTGCCGGCCCTGGCTTGCTGGTCTCGGTGGGTTATATGGACCCGGGCAATTGGGCCACTGATATCGAGGCCGGTTCGCGGTTCGGCTACGGCCTGCTATTTGTTGTGTTGCTGGCAAGTATTGCGGCCATGCTGCTGCAAACACTCTGCGTGCGTCTTGGTCTGATTGTGCAAAAAGATTTGGCGCGTGCTTGCCGCGATCATTACTCGCCGCGCGTGAACCGTTTTTTATGGTTGGGTGCGGAGATCAGCATTATTGCCACCGACCTTGCTGAAGTACTGGGCAGCGCGTTGGCGCTACATCTTTTATTTGGCGTGTCTATCCCCGTTGGAATAGCCATCACGGCATTTGACACAATCTTGGTGCTCGGTCTGCAGGGCGCAGGTTTTCGCCGTGTAGAAGCCATCATGCTAGGCCTAATCGTGACAATTGCGGGTTGCTTCGTGGTGCAGCTGGCTATGTCTGAGCCTAACTGGTTAGGCGTGGCGATGGGTCTGGTGCCTAGCCTTGAGCGGCTACAGCAGCCGGGTGCGCTTTATCTGGCGATTGCTGTAGTGGGCGCCACTGTGATGCCACACAACCTTTATCTGCACTCATCGATTGTGCAGACGCGTCAAGTTCATCCTACCGATGCGGGCCGGCGCGAAGCGCTGCGCTTTGCAACGCTAGACACCATGGTCTGCCTGACATTGGCTTTTATGGTCAATGCGGCAATTATGATTTTGGCCGCTAGTGCTTTTAATAGCAGCGGCTACCGCGAAGTCAGCGACATCGCTGACGCACATCGCTTGATCGAACCGATTGTCGGCAGCGCGCTGGCCGCAAGCTTGTTTGCGATCGCGCTTTTAGCCTCTGGTCAGAGCTCGACTTTTACCGGCACTATCGCCGGTCAAATCGTGCTGGAAGGTTTTCTGGATCTGAAGATTCCCTGCTGGCAACGCCGCGTGATCACGCGCGCGCTGGCCTTGATTCCGGCTTATTTTGGTGTGCTTTGGTTCGGTGACAACGGCATAAGCAAGATGCTGGTGCTGAGTCAAGTGGTGCTGAGTTTTCAGCTGCCGTTTGCGATGTGGCCCTTGATTCAGTTCACCAGCAACAAGGCCATGATGGGCAAGTTTGTGAATGGACCTGTGACTAAGTTGGCGGCTTGGTCTTTGTTTGGTGTGATCACGGCGGCCAATTTTTGGCTGATTTACACCTTTGTGTTTTAA
- the gap gene encoding type I glyceraldehyde-3-phosphate dehydrogenase translates to MTIKVGINGFGRIGRNVFRSAIASFEDIEIVGINDLLEPEYLAYMLQYDSVHGRFKGEVSVEGNTLIVNGKKIRLTQERDPANLKWNEVGADVVIESTGLFLDKAGAEKHLTAGAKKVIISAPSKDDTPMFVFGVNDQTYKGEAIISNASCTTNCLAPVAKVLNDKWGIKRGLMTTVHAATATQKTVDGPSNKDWRGGRGILENIIPSSTGAAKAVGIVIPALNKKLTGMSFRVPTSDVSVVDLTCELNSEASMDEIRAEMKAQSQGALKGVLGYTEDKVVATDFRGDTRTSIFDADASIALDSTFVKIVAWYDNEWGYSNKCLEMVRVVSK, encoded by the coding sequence ATGACAATCAAAGTAGGCATCAATGGATTTGGTCGCATAGGCCGCAATGTTTTTCGCTCGGCTATTGCTAGCTTTGAAGACATTGAAATCGTTGGTATCAACGACTTGCTCGAGCCCGAATACCTGGCCTACATGCTGCAATACGATTCAGTCCATGGCCGTTTTAAAGGTGAGGTTTCTGTAGAAGGCAACACCTTGATCGTGAACGGTAAAAAAATCCGTTTGACGCAAGAGCGTGACCCTGCAAACTTGAAATGGAATGAAGTTGGCGCGGATGTCGTGATTGAATCAACCGGTTTATTTTTGGACAAAGCCGGTGCCGAAAAACACCTCACAGCAGGTGCGAAAAAAGTCATTATTTCTGCACCGTCCAAAGACGATACGCCGATGTTTGTGTTCGGTGTGAATGACCAGACCTACAAAGGTGAAGCCATCATCTCCAACGCCAGCTGCACCACCAACTGCTTAGCGCCAGTGGCCAAGGTGCTCAATGACAAATGGGGCATTAAGCGCGGCCTGATGACAACGGTGCATGCGGCAACTGCGACGCAAAAAACTGTTGACGGCCCTAGCAACAAAGACTGGCGCGGCGGTCGCGGTATTTTGGAAAATATTATTCCATCGTCAACGGGCGCTGCTAAAGCGGTCGGCATTGTGATTCCTGCGTTGAACAAAAAACTCACGGGCATGTCTTTCCGTGTGCCGACTTCTGATGTGTCAGTCGTCGATTTGACTTGCGAGCTAAACAGCGAAGCCAGCATGGATGAAATCCGCGCCGAGATGAAAGCGCAAAGCCAGGGCGCGCTCAAAGGTGTGCTCGGTTATACCGAAGACAAAGTCGTGGCAACAGATTTCCGGGGTGACACGCGGACCTCGATTTTTGATGCCGATGCCAGCATTGCACTGGACAGCACGTTTGTGAAAATCGTCGCTTGGTATGACAACGAATGGGGTTACTCCAACAAGTGTCTTGAGATGGTTCGCGTCGTTTCAAAGTAA